One genomic segment of Drosophila willistoni isolate 14030-0811.24 chromosome 2R unlocalized genomic scaffold, UCI_dwil_1.1 Seg200, whole genome shotgun sequence includes these proteins:
- the LOC6643686 gene encoding glucose-6-phosphate 1-epimerase isoform X1, which produces MAQTAASMAATSVVVLDRGNNTTCTINLHGATVVSWRVNNQEQLFVSKLASFDGKKAIRGGIPFVFPQFGAWSFGPQHGFARITRWHLERAPERLHNGDVEAIFSLMDNEFTRSIWNYQFRITYRLILREKELHFHIGVYNPSKELSFTFNMLLHTYLKVPDVRRCQITGLQGCHFIDKTRENALYQEGREVVTVNEWTDRIYQHTPQEHVITNVVSGRKMRLHKYNFPDTVIWNPWIDRSREMSDFGDDEFPNMLCVEAGNVSSPVILLPGTAFEASQILQQFKCPFDLVAMTQNKKFMFI; this is translated from the exons atggcCCAAACAGCGGCCTCAATGGCGGCCACTAGTGTCGTTGTATTGGATCGGGGAAATAACACAACTTGCACCATTAACTTGCATG GCGCCACAGTTGTCTCGTGGAGGGTTAACAATCAGGAGCAGTTATTTGTCAG TAAACTGGCCTCATTTGATGGCAAGAAGGCGATACGAGGTGGCATACCCTTTGTGTTTc CTCAATTTGGTGCCTGGTCCTTTGGTCCACAACATGGATTTGCCCGTATCACACGTTGGCATTTGGAAAGGGCGCCAGAGCGTCTACACAATGGTGATGTGGAGGCCATATTCTCGCTAATGGATAATGAATTTACCCGCTCCATTTGGAATTATCA attccGCATTACCTATCGTCTTATATTACGCGAAAAGGAACTACATTTTCACATTGGCGTCTACAATCCTAGCAAGGAATTAAGTTTTACCTTCAATATGCTGCTCCATACCTATTTGAAGGTGCCCGATGTACGAAGATGTCAGATAACTGGCCTGCAAGGCTGCCATTTCATTGATAAGACCCGCGAGAATGCCTTATATCAGGAGGGCAGGGAAGTTGTCACAGTAAATGAGTGGACCGATAGAATCTATCAGCATACACCGCAAGAGCATGTGATAACCAATGTGGTATCCGGACGCAAGATGAGACTGCATAAATACAATTTTCCAGACACAG TTATCTGGAATCCCTGGATTGATCGTTCGCGCGAAATGAGCGATTTTGGTGATGATGAGTTTCCCAATATGTTGTGCGTAGAGGCGGGCAATGTTAGTTCTCCCGTCATCCTCTTACCGGGCACAGCTTTTGAGGCCAGTCAGATTCTACAG CAATTCAAGTGCCCATTTGATTTAGTAGCCATGACCCAAAATaagaaatttatgtttatataa
- the LOC6643672 gene encoding heparin sulfate O-sulfotransferase — translation MLKQLVRMLPLLRPSLSWLFVLISMCLLTCGYWLWSGIRLENALKPLSKLTVEQVQVSGPAPTDVYDYEEQLVVLYNRVPKTGSTSFVNIAYDLCKLNKYHVLHINVTANMHVLSLPNQISFVRNVTKWHEMKPALYHGHMAFLDFSKFQIAHKPIYINLVRKPLDRLVSYYYFLRFGDNYRPNLVRKKAGNKITFDECVVQKQADCDPKNMWLQIPFFCGHAAECWEPGSVWALDQAKRNLVNEYFLVGVTEQMYDFVDLLERSLPRIFHGFREHYQNSNKSHLRVTSSKLPPSEATIKAIQKTKIWQMENDLYEFALAQFEFTKRKLMQPDNKHLQKFMYEKIRPK, via the exons atgttaaaacaattagTTAGAATGTTGCCACTGCTGCGCCCTTCGTTGTCCTGGTTGTTTGTTCTAATATCAATGTGTCTATTGACTTGTGGCTATTGGCTCTGGTCGGGGATTCGTCTTGAGAAtg CACTTAAGCCATTGAGCAAACTAACGGTGGAACAAGTTCAGGTATCTGGACCCGCACCCACAGATGTCTATGACTATGAAGAACAATTGGTGGTGCTATACAATCGAGTTCCTAAGACCGGGTCAACCAGCTTTGTGAACATTGCCTACGATCTTTGcaagttaaataaatatcatgtCTTGCATATTAATGTGACTGCCAATATGCATGTTCTATCGCTGCCAAATCAAATTTCCTTTGTACGGAACGTGACCAAGTGGCATGAAATGAAGCCAGCCCTTTACCATGGCCATATGGCATTTTTGGATTTCTCAAA ATTTCAAATTGCCCATAAACCAATCTATATTAATTTAGTTCGTAAGCCTTTGGATAGACTTGTCtcctattattattttttacgCTTTGGCGATAACTATCGACCAAATTTGGTGCGAAAAAAGGCGGGCAATAAAATT ACTTTTGATGAGTGTGTAGTTCAGAAGCAAGCCGACTGTGATCCAAAAAATATGTGGCTACAAATACCTTTCTTTTGTGGCCATGCTGCCGAGTGCTGGGAACCTGGCAGTGTTTGGGCCCTAGATCAGGCCAAACGTAATTTGGTCAATGAATATTTTCTAGTCGGAGTCACTGAGCAAATGTATGATTTTGTTGATCTGCTGGAGAGATCGCTACCCAG AATCTTCCATGGCTTTCGTGAGCATTATCAAAACTCAAATAAATCTCATTTACGTGTTACATCATCCAAATTACCACCTAGCGAAGCGACTATAAAAGCcatacagaaaacaaaaatctggCAAATGGAAAATGATTTATATGAATTTGCTTTAGCACAATTCGAATTTACTAAACGTAAGCTAATGCAACCTGATAATAAACATTTGCAAAAGTTTATGTATGAAAAAATACGACCGAAATGA
- the LOC6643686 gene encoding glucose-6-phosphate 1-epimerase isoform X2: protein MAQTAASMAATSVVVLDRGNNTTCTINLHGATVVSWRVNNQEQLFVSKLASFDGKKAIRGGIPFVFPQFGAWSFGPQHGFARITRWHLERAPERLHNGDVEAIFSLMDNEFTRSIWNYQFRITYRLILREKELHFHIGVYNPSKELSFTFNMLLHTYLKVPDVRRCQITGLQGCHFIDKTRENALYQEGREVVTVNEWTDRIYQHTPQEHVITNVVSGRKMRLHKYNFPDTVIWNPWIDRSREMSDFGDDEFPNMLCVEAGNVSSPVILLPGTAFEASQILQIIIEGNVSRKTKRNR, encoded by the exons atggcCCAAACAGCGGCCTCAATGGCGGCCACTAGTGTCGTTGTATTGGATCGGGGAAATAACACAACTTGCACCATTAACTTGCATG GCGCCACAGTTGTCTCGTGGAGGGTTAACAATCAGGAGCAGTTATTTGTCAG TAAACTGGCCTCATTTGATGGCAAGAAGGCGATACGAGGTGGCATACCCTTTGTGTTTc CTCAATTTGGTGCCTGGTCCTTTGGTCCACAACATGGATTTGCCCGTATCACACGTTGGCATTTGGAAAGGGCGCCAGAGCGTCTACACAATGGTGATGTGGAGGCCATATTCTCGCTAATGGATAATGAATTTACCCGCTCCATTTGGAATTATCA attccGCATTACCTATCGTCTTATATTACGCGAAAAGGAACTACATTTTCACATTGGCGTCTACAATCCTAGCAAGGAATTAAGTTTTACCTTCAATATGCTGCTCCATACCTATTTGAAGGTGCCCGATGTACGAAGATGTCAGATAACTGGCCTGCAAGGCTGCCATTTCATTGATAAGACCCGCGAGAATGCCTTATATCAGGAGGGCAGGGAAGTTGTCACAGTAAATGAGTGGACCGATAGAATCTATCAGCATACACCGCAAGAGCATGTGATAACCAATGTGGTATCCGGACGCAAGATGAGACTGCATAAATACAATTTTCCAGACACAG TTATCTGGAATCCCTGGATTGATCGTTCGCGCGAAATGAGCGATTTTGGTGATGATGAGTTTCCCAATATGTTGTGCGTAGAGGCGGGCAATGTTAGTTCTCCCGTCATCCTCTTACCGGGCACAGCTTTTGAGGCCAGTCAGATTCTACAG ATCATCATCGAGGGTAATGTGAGTCGTAAGACTAAACGGAATCGCTAG
- the LOC6643649 gene encoding phospholipid-transporting ATPase ABCA1: MTCSCSPLFFVFLRKNLLFLRCHWIPLLFIFISWLGVLWGYLHWTVKPTKLQLDNFETKNYDALRLLMPANDMDLIYYAPNTANVDSLMDNLRRELEISAERFRSYNSSVDMQLEMEQHCRGDCFAINFEHLPSPYTGGHFKYCLSSNRMRISPKLRFVNDEEINHQKDDDEYIRGGFLTLQHILDRQYMRYQGFQDDYQLLLNSMPNLEINGWDSYRIVHFGTLFSILFAVLLLSTFIVPFVEEKQNGLKEFLNLVTPMSFLNGLTFFLIRFACYLGFLIVALILAIQYKALGLISFGYILTLYFLYIVATTSYAYLISVCFHSVFYAKIGGLVLLIIPYAFSFVRSWATQWAFVFFSTNAFLEGIDVFQTFCNKHRKFGGLDLFREIKDNSNLIIWVYVVLIFQTFLYALLYNYLVCVFPGPGGLKRPFLFFLDPKTYKKRQRNEYTTSPRGTHAIIISDLCKKFQTTKRETIISDNLNMTINNKEITVLLGHNGAGKTTMMNMIMGLVPKDSGKIVVCSERDVSSYRHLIGFCPQHSVFMSYMTCRQHLKFFAELRGATNAEAHSWADTTLKKLNLYDKADVYGKNLSGGMKRRLSLGIAIAGNTKIVILDEPSSGLDIESRRELWDILLNLRKEKAILVTTHYMEEAEVLGDTICILANGQLQRSGSPLELKRKSDRGYRLKLEITDFNFRRDEIMELINKHIPSAMFISMVKPTVYICLPYKYKKNFHDMLKELEEKAKQLDIETISITDTSLEDVFLSCAGEADQVDTPDGSRNDAPLLTAPYKRLNNHHHNPPWWQLWLAVFYKKWTFLQNEMVYGGIMHLIPVISVVGAICIMHAMSVVTNEVALPLRLSGMKEGVVYIYNPTGHHAQIEKQLRQQIELSGLQAKTLNLRGSDVKEEILRLQEDNLADFLQDVVGLIDMHVDGQGTGTTPILNIYYATNRYHSSVALINLIDISMLKLNDQAADIDTIYMPIRRFVSDISPTRLEYYAVMVSVGMFFYMFYFISLPFREHANGFRELQAISRYTYWMATFVFDVILLIFNGLILYVIQAAIMPAELYGGDELRFIVMSIIFYGCSYLPILYSLANNFKSISTISTYLLLMLIVSAIAPLITSSNLQAMKLHETKITFLCFLPDFNLNHQLRIINENLIARRRPGKTFEFISPHQFFVYAIFVCCFTMIFFTVILENKYHRQFLMNILRFRWSNENKTAKDNGDSSIDDCKKEEERVKDLMSNGNGSDQYPLIVSNLVKSYNKNRAVDKISFAAPRGECFGLLGVNGAGKTSTFQMIAANLTLDKGNIHIDGIDIRQDEVAYRHRFGYCPQYDALNRFMTAEQCLRYMAMLRGLRVGKEGADSVEANVEYWLDKIHLTKYRQIQVCHYSGGTKRKLLAAMAMIGAPSLVLLDEPTTGVDPISRRFLWQCIKDFQNLDRTVVLTSHSMDECEELCNRLAIMAKGKFKCLNNICALKRFSGFTIKIKMKLDTETEENVSKITNTLKSYFQGLQLRENHAGTLTYFVSTQDHILWSNVFKITEEYLSSKLSHIVDDYSVNECTLEDIFLKFDKKEISRHNSKECFP, translated from the exons ATGACTTGCAGTTGTAGTCCacttttctttgtgtttttaCGCAAGAACTTACTTTTCCTTCGATGCCATTGGATACCTCTCCTCTTCATATTCATTAGCTGGCTTGGGGTACTATGGGGTTATTTGCATTGGACTGTGAAGCCCACAAAGCTTCAACTTGATAACTTCGAAACAAAGAATTAT gATGCACTCAGACTATTAATGCCTGCCAATGACATGGATTTAATCTATTATGCTCCTAATACTGCAAACGTGGACTCTTTAATGGACAATTTACGACGGGAATTGGAAATTTCAGCGGAGC GTTTTCGATCGTATAATAGCAGCGTGGATATGCAATTGGAAATGGAACAGCATTGCCGTGGCGATTGTTTTGCCATTAATTTTGAACATCTGCCGTCGCCTTATACAGGCGGGCACTTTAAATATTGCCTCAGTTCAAATCGTATGCGGATATCGCCCAAGCTTCGTTTTGTCAATGACGAAGAGATAAATCATCAGAAGG ATGACGATGAATATATTCGCGGAGGATTCTTAACATTGCAACACATATTGGATCGTCAGTATATGAGATATCAAGGATTTCAAGATGACTATCAGCTGTTGTTGAACTCTATGCCAAATTTGGAAATAAATGGATGGGATAGCTATCGAATTGTACATTTTGGCACATTGTTTAGTATACTGTTTGCAGTCTTGTTACTTAGCACATTTATTGTACCTTTTGTGGAGGAGAAACAAAATGGACTAAAGGAATTTCTCAATCTCGTCACACCAATGAGTTTTCTCAATGGACTTACCTTTTTTCTCATACGATTTGCTTGCTATTTGGGCTTTCTTATAGTCGCATTAATCTTAGCCATCCAATATAAGGCTTTGGGATTAATAAGCTTTGGCTATATAttgactttatattttttgtatattgtgGCAACGACATCATATGCATATTTAATATCTGTATGCTTTCATTCTG ttttttatgcaaaaattgGCGGTCTGGTGTTACTTATTATTCCATACGCGTTCAGCTTTGTCCGCAGCTGGGCAACACAGTGGGCCTTTGTGTTTTTTAGCACCAATGCATTTCTCGAGGGTATCGATGTGTTCCAGACTTTTTGCAACAAAC ATCGCAAATTTGGTGGTTTGGATCTATTCCGGGAAATCAAAGACAACTCTAATCTCATTATTTGGGTCTATGTAGTGTTGATTTTCCAGACATTTCTCTATGCTTTGCTCTACAATTATTTAGTTTGTGTATTTCCCGGTCCTGGTGGCTTGAAACGAccatttctctttttcttagAT cCTAAGACCTATAAGAAACGTCAACGGAATGAGTACACAACATCACCGCGTGGAACCCATGCCATTATCATATCAGATCTGTGCAAAAAATTCCAAACAACCAAACGAGAAACTATTATTTCTGATAACTTAAATATGACCATCAATAACAAGGAAATAACAGTTCTATTGGGCCACAACGGTGCCGGAAAGACAACCATGATGAACATGATAATGg GTCTTGTGCCCAAGGACTCGGGTAAAATAGTTGTCTGCAGTGAACGTGATGTGTCCTCATATCGTCATCTCATCGGATTTTGTCCCCAACATAGCGTCTTCATGAGCTACATGACTTGCCGTcagcatttaaaatttttcgcCGAACTGCGTGGTGCAACGAATGCAGAGGCTCATTCCTGGGCCGACACCACACtgaagaaattaaatttatacgATAAGGCTGATGTGTACGGAAAAAACTTGTCAGGAGGCATGAAGAGACGTCTATCATTGGGCATTGCAATTGCGGGAAACACCAA AATTGTGATCCTCGATGAGCCATCCTCTGGCTTGGATATTGAATCGCGTCGTGAACTATGGGACATTTTGTTGAATTTACGCAAGGAAAAGGCTATTTTAGTTACCACACATTACATGGAAGAAGCTGAAGTTCTTGGTGACACTATTTGTATATTAGCCAATGGCCAATTACAACGCAGTGGCTCTCCATTAGAATTAAAGCGTAAATCCGATCGTGGGTATCGTTTGAAATTGGAAATTACTGATTTCAACTTCCGTAGAGATGAAATAATGGAGCTAATTAATAAACACATACCCAGTGCCATGTTTATT AGTATGGTAAAGCCAACTGTGTACATTTGCCTGCcgtataaatataaaaagaatttCCATGACATGTTAAAAGAGCTTGAGGAGAAAGCCAAACAGTTGGACATTGAAACGATATCCATAACGGATACATCTCTGGAAGATGTATTTTTAAG TTGTGCGGGTGAAGCAGATCAAGTTGATACACCGGACGGTTCTCGCAATGATGCACCACTGTTGACTGCACCGTACAAGCGTCtaaataatcatcatcataacCCGCCTTGGTGGCAATTGTGGTTAGCTGTGTTCTACAAAAAATggacatttttgcaaaatgaaaTGGTCTATGGCGGCATTATG CACTTAATTCCCGTGATAAGTGTTGTTGGAGCAATTTGTATAATGCACGCTATGTCTGTGGTTACAAATGAGGTGGCCTTACCCCTTAGACTCAGTGGAATGAAAGAGGGCGTGGTTTATATCTACAATCCCACTGGACATCATGctcaaattgaaaaacaattgCGACAACAGATCGAGTTGAGTGGCCTGCAAGCAAAAACTTTGAACTTACGTGGCAGTGATGTGAAAGAAG AAATCCTTAGGCTACAGGAAGACAATTTGGCAGATTTTCTACAAGATGTTGTTGGTCTGATTGATATGCATGTTGATGGACAGGGTACCGGGACGACACCAATTCTGAATATATATTACGCTACCAATCGTTATCACAGCTCCGTTGCACTTATCAATCTAATTGATATTAGTATGTTAAAGCTAAACGATCAAGCAGCTGACATCGATACCATCTATATGCCTATACGACGCTTTGTCAGCGATATAAGTCCCACACGTTTGGAATATTATGCTGTTATGGTATCGGTAGGAATGTTCTTTTATATGTTCTATTTTATCTCTCTGCCATTCCGCGAACATGCGAACGGTTTTCGTGAACTGCAGGCCATATCGCGTTATACCTACTGGATGGCCACATTTGTATTTGatgtaatattattaatttttaatggaTTAATTCTATACGTGATACAAGCCGCTATTATGCCCGCGGAACTTTATGGTGGCGATGAATTGCGTTTCATTGTTATGAGCATCATATTCTATGGATGTAGTTATTTACCTATTTTATATAGTCTAGCAAATAACTTTAAATCCATATCAACAATATCGACATATCTACTGCTAATGCTCATTGTTTCGG ctaTTGCTCCACTTATTACATCTAGCAATCTGCAGGCCATGAAATTACACGAGACTAAAATTACATTCCTTTGCTTTCTGCCcgattttaatttgaatcATCAATTGCGGATAATTAATGAAAACTTGATAGCCCGCCGACGTCCGGGTAAAACGTTTGAGTTTATATCTCCCCATCAGTTCTTTGTCTACGCCATATTCGTATGTTGCTTTACAATGATCTTCTTTACTGTGATTTTGGAGAATAAATATCATCGTCAGTTTCTGATGAACATTTTGCGGTTCCGTTGGTCGAACGAAAATAAAACAGCCAAGGACAATGGTGATTCCTCAATAGATGATTGTAAGAAAGAAGAGGAACGTGTAAAAGATCTAATGTCGAATGGGAATGGCAGTGATCAATATCCATTGATTGTGAGTAATCTTGTCAAGTCATATAATAAAAATCGGGCAGTGGATAAAATTAGTTTTGCTGCGCCACGTGGTGAGTGTTTCGGTTTGTTGGGCGTTAATGGTGCAGGCAAAACAAGCACCTTCCAGATGATTGCCGCCAATTTGACATTGGACAAGGGAAACATACATATCGATGGCATCGACATTCGTCAAGATGAGGTGGCTTATCGTCATCGTTTTGGCTACTGCCCGCAATATGATGCCTTGAATAGGTTTATGACTGCAGAGCAATGCCTTCGCTATATGGCCATGCTAAGGGGATTGAGAGTGGGCAAAGAAGGCGCAGATAGCGTTGAAGCAAATGTAGAATATTGGCTAGACAAGATACATTTAACAAAGTATCGCCAAATACAAGTGTGCCACTATTCGGGCGGAACGAAACGAAAATTGTTAGCTGCCATGGCAATGATAGGAGCCCCTTCTTTGGTGCTTCTGGACGAACCCACTACGGGAGTCGACCCAATTTCCAGACGATTTTTATGGCAATGTATCAAAGATTTCCAAAATCTAGATCGCACTGTGGTACTCACCTCACACAG CATGGATGAATGTGAAGAGCTTTGCAATCGATTAGCCATAATGGCAAAAGGAAAATTCAAATGTCTTAACAATATTTGCGCTCTAAAACGATTTAGTGGTTTTactataaaaattaaaatgaaacttGACACCGAAACAGAAGAAAATGTGAGCAAAATTACTAACACACTAAAATCATATTTTCAAGGACTACAATTACGTGAGAATCATGCTGGCACACTAACCTACTTTGTTAGCACTCAGGATCATATCCTTTGgtcaaatgtttttaaaataactgaaGAATATTTGTCCTCGAAATTATCACATATTGTCGATGATTATTCGGTGAATGAGTGCACACTGGAGGATATATTTCTCAAATTCGACAAAAAGGAGATAAGCCGACATAATTCTAAGGAATGTTTTCCTTGA
- the LOC6643637 gene encoding protein FRA10AC1 homolog, with amino-acid sequence MSSQSQIFPINLQNLTDKERHKFILNHYVLATQADNESRKHKRDIDVIRENHRFLWEDDNLDSSSLSWEQRLALRYYKKLFKEYCIADLTRYKDNKIALRWRTEQEVVTGIGQFQCGSRHCTEKDDLRTWEVNFKYIEHGAPQNALVKIRLCPEHTQQLNYRTKKREVKRQKRRAKEERKTGRKQKRRKVKDQEEPSTNENSDDEEGQDPQEDAEKDESQNESSAKSHEQSADDQIWLKQADLSQEQPSREQEFERYLEDLLL; translated from the exons ATGAGCTCACAGTCTCAAATATTTCcaataaatttacaaaatctTACGGACAAGGAACGGCACAAATTTATTCTTAATCACTATGTCCTCGCTACTCAGGCTGACAATGAATCCCGTAAACACAAACGAGATATAGATGTTATACGGGAAAATCATCGATTCCTGTGGGAGGACGACAATTTAGACTCCAGTTCTTTAAGCTGGGAGCAACGTCTGGCTCTACGCTActataaaaaattattcaaagaATACTGCATAGCTGATTTGACACGTTATAAGGATAATAAAATCGCCCTACGATGGCGTACAGAGCAAGAAGTTGTTACCGGGATTGGTCAATTCCAGTGTGGGAGTAGGCATTGCACTGAAAAAGATGACTTGCGCACCTGGGAGgttaattttaaatacattgaGCATGGAGCTCCTCAGAATGCACTGGTTAAG ATCCGTCTGTGTCCAGAACATACACAGCAATTAAACTATCGTACAAAGAAAAGGGAAGTTAAAAGACAAAAACGTAGAGCCAAAGAGGAACGTAAAACAGGTAGAAAGCAAAAAAGGCGAAAAGTTAAAGATCAAGAGGAGCCATCAACTAATGAGAATAGCGACGATGAAGAAGGCCAAGACCCACAAGAAGATGCAGAGAAAGACGAAAGCCAAAACGAATCATCTGCAAAATCACACGAACAATCTGCAgatgatcaaatttggttgaAACAGGCCGATCTCAGTCAGGAACAACCATCTAGAGAACAAGAATTTGAACGCTATTTGGAGGATTTACTTctgtaa
- the LOC6643685 gene encoding mitogen-activated protein kinase p38b, producing the protein MSRKMPKFYKLDINRTEWEIPETYQNLQAVGQGAYGQVCKALVQNTNTKVAIKKLARPFQSAVHAKRTYRELRLLKHMDHENVIGLLDVFHPGQPADSLEQFQQVYMVTHLMDADLNNIIRTQKLSDDHVQFLVYQILRGLKYIHSAGVIHRDLKPSNIAVNEDCELRILDFGLARPAESEMTGYVATRWYRAPEIMLNWMHYNQTVDIWSVGCIMAELLTGRTLFPGTDHIHQLNLIMEVLGTPAEEFMNRISSDSARSYIRSLPVMPRRHFRDVFRGANPLAIDLLEKMLELDADRRITAEQALAHPYMEKYHDPTDEQTSALYDQSFEENELPVEKWKDLVFTEVQSFKPPQAFAELLQQDAQQK; encoded by the coding sequence ATGTCACGAAAAATGCCCAAATTCTACAAGCTGGATATTAATCGCACTGAATGGGAGATACCGGAAACCTACCAGAACCTCCAGGCCGTCGGGCAAGGCGCCTATGGTCAAGTATGCAAAGCTCTAGTGCAAAACACCAACACAAAAGTGGCGATTAAAAAATTGGCCAGGCCGTTTCAATCTGCTGTTCATGCTAAACGAACATATCGTGAACTGCGGCTGCTTAAGCATATGGATCATGAGAACGTCATCGGCCTACTGGATGTATTTCATCCTGGCCAACCAGCAGATTCGCTGGAACAATTTCAACAAGTGTACATGGTGACGCATCTCATGGACGCGGATCTTAATAACATTATAAGAACGCAAAAGCTATCGGATGATCATGTCCAGTTTTTGGTCTACCAGATACTGCGTGGCCTTAAATATATTCATAGCGCTGGTGTGATCCATCGGGATCTCAAGCCGTCAAATATCGCTGTAAACGAGGATTGTGAGCTCCGCATTTTGGATTTCGGTCTGGCACGACCAGCCGAGAGTGAGATGACGGGCTATGTGGCCACACGTTGGTATCGGGCACCCGAAATTATGCTCAACTGGATGCACTACAACCAGACTGTAGACATATGGTCTGTTGGCTGCATTATGGCAGAATTGTTGACAGGAAGGACTCTGTTTCCAGGCACCGATCACATTCACCAATTGAACCTTATTATGGAGGTTTTGGGTACCCCGGCCGAAGAGTTTATGAACCGCATTTCATCGGATAGCGCACGTTCATATATTCGCTCATTGCCCGTTATGCCGCGTCGTCATTTCCGTGATGTCTTCCGTGGTGCCAATCCCTTGGCAATTGATTTGCTTGAAAAAATGCTCGAGCTGGATGCAGATCGTCGCATTACAGCGGAACAGGCTCTAGCCCATCCTTATATGGAGAAATATCACGATCCAACCGATGAGCAAACATCGGCCCTCTACGATCAGAGTTTCGAGGAGAACGAGCTGCCGGTGGAGAAGTGGAAGGATCTGGTATTTACCGAAGTTCAAAGCTTTAAGCCGCCACAAGCCTTTGCCGAGCTACTGCAGCAAGATGCGCAGCAAAAATAG